The following are from one region of the Nostoc cf. commune SO-36 genome:
- a CDS encoding alpha/beta fold hydrolase: MNRLIRRNSIHLLLIAGLSLGIILITSLEAVMTTASAQDNKPTVVFVHGAFAESSSWNGVLTKLIAKGYPVVAAANPLRGVKSDADYVASILKNIKGSIVLVGHSYGGLVISNAVKNNQNVKALVYVAAFAPEAGETAAALTGLYPGSTLGPTLAPPVALPDGGKDLYIQQSKFQAQFAADVSIADARVMAATQRPITEAALNEASGEPAWKSIPSWFIYGDRDLNIPAAAHAFQAKRANSKETIAVQGASHVVMVSHPDAVATLIEHAATTK; encoded by the coding sequence ATGAACAGGCTCATCCGCAGAAATAGTATCCATCTGCTTTTGATCGCCGGACTTTCCCTCGGAATCATTCTCATTACTTCATTAGAAGCCGTTATGACTACTGCCAGCGCCCAAGATAACAAACCCACGGTCGTTTTCGTCCACGGCGCGTTTGCCGAATCTTCTAGTTGGAACGGCGTATTGACCAAGTTGATCGCAAAAGGGTATCCGGTGGTCGCTGCTGCTAATCCCTTGCGTGGTGTCAAAAGCGACGCAGATTATGTTGCCAGCATCCTCAAGAACATTAAGGGTTCCATCGTACTGGTCGGACACTCCTATGGCGGCTTGGTGATCAGCAATGCGGTCAAGAACAACCAGAACGTGAAGGCGCTGGTTTACGTTGCTGCCTTTGCTCCCGAAGCAGGTGAGACTGCCGCCGCACTCACCGGTCTTTACCCCGGCAGCACGCTCGGCCCTACGCTTGCGCCTCCAGTTGCCCTGCCTGACGGCGGCAAAGACCTCTACATCCAGCAGTCCAAGTTCCAAGCGCAGTTTGCCGCAGATGTGTCCATCGCCGACGCAAGGGTGATGGCTGCCACCCAGCGACCGATTACGGAAGCTGCACTTAACGAAGCATCGGGCGAGCCTGCATGGAAGTCTATTCCGTCCTGGTTCATCTATGGCGATCGCGACTTAAATATTCCAGCGGCGGCGCACGCGTTCCAGGCAAAGCGCGCCAACTCAAAGGAGACGATCGCCGTACAGGGCGCATCTCATGTGGTGATGGTTTCCCATCCAGATGCCGTTGCCACGCTCATCGAACACGCTGCGACCACGAAATAG
- a CDS encoding cadmium resistance transporter, with translation MLLPISTILLFCRCFFSQVNTCFRRRHIVIGQYLGFSALVVASLPSFFGKFVLPESWIGLLGIVPIMIGINRLLNQETSDTEDVNTPESSQAWWSNFLSPQTYGVAAVTIANGGDNISIYMPMFATNTWDNLLVILVVFFVMVGVWCFTAYHLN, from the coding sequence TTGTTGCTACCAATCTCGACGATATTATTGTTCTGTCGCTGTTTTTTCTCACAGGTAAATACTTGCTTTCGCCGTCGTCACATCGTTATCGGTCAGTACTTGGGTTTTAGTGCGTTAGTAGTCGCCAGTTTACCCAGCTTCTTTGGCAAGTTTGTCCTACCAGAATCTTGGATTGGTCTACTCGGTATTGTTCCAATCATGATTGGTATCAATCGCTTGCTAAATCAAGAGACTAGCGATACAGAAGATGTAAACACTCCTGAATCTTCGCAAGCTTGGTGGAGCAATTTCCTTTCACCCCAAACTTACGGTGTAGCAGCTGTTACCATCGCTAATGGGGGTGACAATATCAGTATCTATATGCCAATGTTTGCTACCAATACATGGGATAACTTACTTGTGATTTTGGTAGTTTTCTTCGTGATGGTAGGTGTGTGGTGTTTTACAGCCTATCATTTAAACTAA
- a CDS encoding SDR family NAD(P)-dependent oxidoreductase has protein sequence MALITTPFGRHSTAAEVVEGIDLSSKRAIVTGAASGIGLETARALAQTGAIVTLAVRNTDAGAQVAADITATTGNRNIHVALLDLSDRNSIAKFIAAWREPLHILVNNAGVMALPEQRTPEGWEMQFATNYLGHFALALGLHDALAAEGAARIVWVSSSAHLMSPIVFDDIHFMFRPYDPWLAYGQSKTASILFAVGATARWFKDGITANALMPGAIATNLQRHTGGLKTPPERQKTIAQGAATSVLLATSPLLKGVGGRYFEDCNEATLVTNGNGYMSGVAPYALNPDNADRLWNESLRLLA, from the coding sequence ATGGCACTGATTACAACACCATTCGGACGACATTCCACCGCCGCCGAGGTTGTAGAAGGAATTGATCTTTCCAGCAAGCGGGCGATCGTTACGGGAGCCGCATCGGGCATCGGACTAGAAACGGCGCGGGCGCTGGCTCAAACTGGAGCGATCGTCACCCTAGCTGTGCGTAATACCGATGCTGGAGCGCAAGTTGCGGCTGACATTACGGCTACTACTGGGAACCGGAATATTCATGTTGCTTTGCTTGATTTAAGCGATCGCAACTCAATTGCCAAGTTCATTGCTGCCTGGCGTGAGCCGCTGCACATCCTCGTTAATAATGCAGGGGTAATGGCACTGCCCGAACAGCGCACACCCGAAGGCTGGGAGATGCAATTTGCCACTAACTATCTCGGACACTTTGCCCTAGCGCTCGGACTACACGACGCTCTCGCCGCAGAGGGTGCTGCCCGTATCGTGTGGGTTAGTTCTAGCGCACACCTGATGTCGCCCATTGTGTTCGATGATATTCACTTCATGTTCCGTCCTTACGATCCGTGGTTGGCGTATGGACAGTCCAAGACCGCAAGTATCCTCTTTGCTGTGGGTGCTACTGCGCGCTGGTTCAAGGATGGCATTACCGCTAATGCTCTCATGCCTGGTGCGATCGCAACCAACCTCCAGCGTCATACAGGCGGTCTTAAAACCCCACCTGAGCGGCAGAAGACAATAGCGCAGGGTGCGGCAACTTCCGTTCTGTTGGCAACCTCTCCGTTACTAAAAGGCGTTGGCGGACGCTATTTCGAGGACTGCAATGAAGCCACTCTCGTCACCAACGGGAACGGCTATATGAGCGGAGTTGCCCCCTACGCTCTGAATCCAGACAATGCCGATCGGCTCTGGAATGAATCGTTGCGCCTGCTCGCTTGA
- a CDS encoding cupin domain-containing protein, with protein sequence MIVSTWKKVQILLLWLLALSAVVGILMHPTLATAKELPQASNSKPAIVLGHGAFADGTSKSFWLLNNYLTIVADHTTTDGKYDLVEGYFPPGAQTPPHRHTRYSEQLYVLEGEFTVWVGKNKVVLGPGESAFIPMGTPHVVAALSDQPARGLVVASPSSFAHFVEATGTLNQNEAPDMELLNRISSEIGDEILGAPGDIP encoded by the coding sequence ATGATAGTTTCTACATGGAAAAAAGTTCAAATATTGTTACTGTGGTTACTTGCATTAAGTGCTGTCGTTGGGATATTAATGCATCCAACATTAGCCACCGCCAAGGAATTACCTCAAGCCTCCAACTCTAAACCTGCGATCGTTCTCGGTCATGGGGCTTTTGCTGACGGTACATCAAAATCATTTTGGCTTCTTAATAACTACCTTACCATCGTCGCCGATCACACCACAACTGATGGTAAATATGACCTGGTTGAGGGCTATTTCCCTCCTGGTGCCCAGACTCCACCCCATCGCCATACACGCTATTCAGAACAACTTTATGTGTTGGAAGGAGAGTTCACTGTCTGGGTTGGTAAGAATAAGGTTGTGCTAGGCCCAGGTGAAAGTGCCTTCATTCCGATGGGCACACCCCATGTTGTCGCTGCACTCAGTGACCAGCCAGCTCGCGGGTTAGTCGTTGCTTCGCCCAGTTCCTTTGCTCACTTTGTTGAAGCAACAGGGACGCTAAACCAGAATGAAGCACCTGACATGGAATTGTTGAATCGCATCTCTAGCGAAATTGGCGACGAAATTCTGGGTGCGCCCGGAGATATCCCTTAG
- a CDS encoding RrF2 family transcriptional regulator: MTDSLKKQNYTLLDLSAKVEYALLALLELANHYVHKTPTTMSDISAKHPIPERYLEQILSSLRRAGVVQSQRGSKGGFVLAREPRQLTLLEVVIMLDGEQKEKELPSEENLEKSLVSEIWQQADVAAQTILSQYTIQDLCDQREARLQKSQMYYI; this comes from the coding sequence ATGACAGATAGCTTAAAAAAACAAAACTATACCCTCTTGGATCTGTCTGCGAAAGTGGAATATGCGCTATTAGCACTTTTAGAACTAGCCAACCATTATGTTCACAAAACACCCACAACCATGAGTGACATATCTGCCAAGCATCCAATACCAGAGCGTTATCTAGAGCAAATTCTTTCAAGTCTGCGGCGTGCGGGTGTGGTGCAGAGTCAACGTGGCTCTAAAGGTGGTTTTGTTTTGGCGCGTGAACCTCGGCAATTAACGTTATTAGAGGTCGTGATTATGTTGGATGGAGAACAGAAAGAAAAAGAGCTTCCTTCTGAAGAAAATTTGGAAAAAAGTTTGGTGTCGGAGATTTGGCAGCAAGCAGATGTTGCTGCACAAACTATTTTGAGCCAATATACCATCCAAGACTTGTGTGACCAGCGCGAAGCACGTTTACAGAAGAGTCAGATGTATTACATTTAG
- a CDS encoding transposase, which yields MLHVRRTIETDPDAKKWYLIMDYLNTHQSESLVRLVAQMEGLDINLGIKGESGILKSMKSRTTFLRDPTHRIVLHYTPKHSSWLNQIEIWFTILVRKLLRRASFVSQDDLKNRILKFIDYFNKTMAKPFKWTYEGKVLAI from the coding sequence ATCCTTCATGTTCGCCGAACAATTGAAACTGACCCAGATGCCAAAAAATGGTATCTGATTATGGATTATCTGAACACTCATCAGTCTGAATCCCTGGTTCGTTTAGTTGCACAAATGGAAGGTTTGGATATTAATCTGGGCATTAAGGGAGAAAGTGGCATCCTCAAATCAATGAAATCCCGCACGACTTTTTTGCGTGACCCAACACACCGAATTGTGTTGCATTACACTCCTAAACATTCTTCATGGCTCAATCAAATTGAGATTTGGTTCACTATTTTGGTTCGCAAGTTACTCAGAAGAGCCAGTTTCGTCAGTCAGGATGATTTGAAAAATCGAATCCTCAAGTTTATCGACTACTTTAACAAAACAATGGCTAAACCTTTTAAGTGGACATATGAGGGCAAAGTTTTGGCTATTTAA
- a CDS encoding NIL domain-containing protein, translating to MISFINQSSSMNQLRVRLYIPQSYWQEPIISRIISCFQITVNITGAELEKNTNIPGRFDLELRGSMSQIGDCLNYLESLNIKVLGKANADGDSWYC from the coding sequence ATGATTTCATTTATTAATCAAAGCAGTAGTATGAATCAACTGCGGGTGCGTTTATATATTCCTCAATCTTACTGGCAAGAACCAATTATTTCTCGGATAATTTCTTGTTTTCAGATAACTGTTAATATTACCGGGGCTGAACTAGAAAAAAACACTAATATTCCAGGGCGTTTTGACTTAGAATTGCGAGGTTCTATGTCTCAAATTGGTGATTGCTTAAATTATCTGGAATCTTTAAATATCAAGGTTTTAGGTAAAGCGAATGCAGATGGTGATAGTTGGTACTGTTAA
- a CDS encoding NIL domain-containing protein translates to MLQIKVLKAILGFVLGFIFVVGLIENCCNITAAMLTPAENYGWFNLQLQGNSEHISDGLLYLQNLGVDLMQLSIPGNVQDNFSSQPFPHSSHKFSPLPIPQHPPTYEIKNGQSYRLRLQICILKDYHQTPIIFDLVSRYGVTVNIIAASLLANQQDDGWFDLDIWGKPEQLFSSFNHLKMLNLPLWIDTSSLHGHII, encoded by the coding sequence GTGCTACAGATAAAAGTGCTGAAAGCAATACTGGGCTTTGTTTTAGGATTTATTTTTGTGGTGGGTTTGATCGAAAACTGCTGTAACATCACGGCGGCGATGCTCACGCCAGCAGAAAACTATGGTTGGTTTAACTTGCAACTCCAAGGCAATTCAGAACATATCAGTGATGGTTTGCTGTATTTACAGAACTTGGGAGTAGATTTAATGCAGTTGAGTATCCCCGGCAATGTGCAGGATAATTTTAGTTCTCAGCCGTTTCCCCACTCAAGTCACAAATTTTCACCTTTGCCAATACCTCAACATCCTCCAACCTACGAAATTAAAAACGGTCAATCTTACCGACTACGCTTGCAGATTTGCATCTTAAAAGATTATCACCAAACACCAATCATCTTTGACTTAGTTTCTCGTTATGGAGTTACAGTCAATATTATTGCAGCATCACTGCTAGCCAATCAGCAAGATGATGGTTGGTTTGATTTAGATATTTGGGGTAAGCCAGAGCAACTTTTTTCTAGTTTCAATCACTTAAAAATGCTAAATTTACCACTGTGGATAGACACATCTTCTTTGCATGGACATATCATTTAA
- a CDS encoding Dps family protein yields MPTQNTDITEVDRSQPILHQHGYEIQQYGSLRDLPIVLNPSTRSESCVLVNQILADTIILYHLYKKHHWLMRGHTFYQLHLLLDKHASEQIELIDALGERVQTLGGVAIADPRHVAEVTKIKRPPNGVEEVPVMLSRLLEAHELIIGELRVAIDKTAANQDSGTNDLLVSQVLRTNETQVWFLAEHLVDTPLVRS; encoded by the coding sequence GTGCCGACTCAAAATACAGATATAACTGAAGTCGATCGCAGTCAACCCATACTGCATCAACATGGATATGAAATTCAGCAGTATGGTAGCCTTCGTGATTTGCCAATTGTTCTCAACCCCAGTACCCGCAGTGAAAGCTGTGTTTTAGTCAATCAAATTTTGGCAGATACGATTATTCTCTATCACCTTTACAAGAAACATCACTGGTTGATGCGCGGACATACGTTTTATCAACTGCATTTGTTGCTTGACAAACACGCCAGTGAACAAATTGAGTTAATTGATGCACTAGGTGAACGGGTACAAACACTCGGAGGTGTGGCGATCGCAGATCCGCGTCATGTGGCAGAAGTCACTAAGATTAAGCGTCCGCCAAACGGCGTTGAGGAAGTACCTGTGATGTTGTCGCGGTTACTGGAAGCCCACGAGTTAATAATTGGGGAATTGAGAGTGGCGATCGATAAAACAGCAGCAAATCAAGATAGTGGTACTAACGATTTGTTAGTGAGCCAAGTCTTGCGAACTAATGAAACACAAGTTTGGTTTCTGGCAGAACATTTAGTGGATACACCATTAGTTCGCAGTTAA
- a CDS encoding response regulator, with product MSQSTTIRVLIVDDHAIVRKGLATIINRDPEMTVIAQAEDGQQAIAAFREHQPDVTLMDLRMPKMGGVEAIMAIRAEFKQARIAVLTTYDGDEDIYRGLQAGAQGYLLKDSKLGELLNAIRAIHNGQKYIPPEVGAKLLQRISNPELSERELEVLRLMAQGMGNQEIGTALIIGESTVKSHINRILSKLGVSDRTQAVIIAVKRGIVSL from the coding sequence ATGAGCCAATCCACTACGATTCGGGTGCTAATTGTTGACGACCATGCCATAGTTAGAAAGGGATTGGCAACCATCATTAATCGCGATCCAGAAATGACAGTGATTGCTCAAGCTGAAGATGGGCAACAGGCGATCGCCGCATTTCGAGAACACCAACCTGATGTCACACTAATGGATTTACGAATGCCCAAAATGGGAGGTGTTGAAGCCATTATGGCTATTCGTGCTGAATTTAAGCAGGCTCGGATCGCGGTACTGACAACCTACGATGGCGATGAAGATATCTATCGCGGTTTACAGGCGGGCGCTCAAGGCTATCTGCTTAAGGATTCTAAACTTGGCGAGCTTTTGAATGCGATTCGCGCCATTCATAATGGTCAAAAATATATTCCGCCAGAAGTAGGCGCAAAATTATTGCAGCGAATCAGCAATCCAGAACTCAGTGAACGAGAGTTGGAAGTGCTGCGTTTGATGGCACAAGGAATGGGGAATCAGGAAATTGGGACTGCTTTGATTATTGGTGAAAGTACCGTCAAATCGCATATAAATCGGATTTTGAGCAAATTGGGCGTGAGCGATCGCACTCAAGCTGTGATTATTGCTGTTAAGCGTGGGATTGTCAGTTTGTAA
- a CDS encoding DsbA family protein: protein MTYDRNNHSLFVPPSTHDHIQGALNAAVVFVMYGDYECFQSANVYRLIKVAGQQLKVSFGENNLGFIFRHFPQVQIHPHARRAAEAAEAAAAQGQFWQMHEMLFIHQQELENGYLVEYANRLGLDISQFLQDLSRGVYVDRINADIEGGLQSGVEAAPALFINGIRYLDRWTVEQIMAAIVAANY, encoded by the coding sequence ATGACTTACGACCGCAATAATCATTCTTTATTCGTTCCGCCTTCAACCCACGATCATATTCAAGGTGCGCTGAATGCTGCTGTAGTCTTCGTCATGTATGGAGATTATGAATGTTTTCAAAGTGCCAATGTCTATCGATTGATTAAAGTTGCCGGGCAACAATTGAAGGTTTCGTTTGGAGAAAACAATTTAGGTTTTATCTTCCGTCATTTTCCTCAAGTACAGATTCATCCACATGCTCGACGGGCAGCCGAAGCCGCAGAAGCCGCCGCGGCTCAAGGGCAGTTTTGGCAAATGCACGAGATGCTATTCATCCATCAACAAGAGTTGGAGAATGGCTATCTAGTAGAGTACGCCAATCGTTTAGGACTTGATATTTCTCAATTTTTGCAGGATTTATCCAGAGGTGTGTATGTCGATCGCATCAATGCGGATATCGAAGGTGGACTGCAAAGTGGAGTGGAGGCTGCGCCCGCTTTGTTTATTAATGGAATTCGCTATCTAGATCGCTGGACTGTTGAGCAGATAATGGCAGCTATTGTTGCTGCAAATTATTAA
- a CDS encoding SDR family oxidoreductase encodes MSKLEGKIALVTGGNSGIGLATAKQFVAEGAYVYITGRRQVELDAAVEAIGKNVTAVQSDVSNLADLDRLFATIKQEQGHLDIIFANAGGGQIAPLGTITEEHFDKTFNINVKGLLFTVQKALPLLPEGASIILNASTTSIKGTPAFSVYSATKAAVRSFARNWILDLRERKIRVNAISPGVVPTPGYDHLGLNDQQLQGFVDSQVSAIPLGRVGKPDEIAKAVVFLASDDSSFVNGIELFVDGGMAQI; translated from the coding sequence ATGAGTAAACTAGAAGGAAAAATCGCCCTTGTCACGGGTGGCAACAGTGGTATCGGTCTTGCCACAGCTAAACAGTTTGTTGCTGAAGGTGCATACGTCTACATCACAGGTCGTCGCCAAGTCGAACTGGATGCTGCTGTAGAAGCCATTGGTAAAAATGTTACGGCTGTGCAGAGCGATGTTTCTAATCTGGCAGACCTCGATCGTCTGTTTGCCACCATTAAGCAAGAGCAAGGACACCTCGATATCATCTTTGCTAATGCTGGCGGTGGACAAATTGCCCCACTTGGAACAATTACTGAGGAACACTTTGACAAAACATTCAACATAAATGTTAAAGGTTTGCTGTTTACCGTACAAAAGGCATTGCCACTGTTACCAGAGGGCGCTTCTATTATCCTGAATGCTTCGACTACTTCTATAAAAGGTACGCCAGCTTTCAGTGTTTACAGCGCCACCAAAGCCGCCGTGAGATCATTTGCTCGGAATTGGATACTCGACCTCAGAGAACGCAAGATCCGAGTGAATGCCATTAGCCCTGGTGTGGTTCCGACTCCTGGTTACGATCATTTGGGACTGAATGACCAGCAGTTGCAAGGATTCGTGGACAGCCAAGTCAGCGCCATCCCACTGGGACGAGTCGGCAAACCCGATGAGATTGCCAAAGCCGTTGTCTTTCTCGCTTCAGATGATAGCAGCTTTGTGAACGGCATTGAGTTGTTTGTTGATGGCGGTATGGCACAGATTTGA
- a CDS encoding GMC family oxidoreductase yields MTNYDYIVIGAGSAGCVVANRLTEDCDTTVLLLEAGNPATKPEIQIPAKCISLLGTEVDWSYFSEPEPYLNGRKMFCSRGKVLGGSSSINFMMYVRGNPQDYDRWQELGNPGWNYQGVLPYFKKSEHQQRGASEFHGVDGELSVTDLMSPAVVSQRFIDACVSMGYNYNPDFNGVQQQGVGLYQLTVKDGKRHSAAAAFLLPIFHRPNLTVTTGALVTRLLFEGTRAIGVEYLHEDTLHQIRVNQEVILSAGAFDSPKLLMLSGIGDAEYLQAMGISVIADLPGVGQNLQDHVLTCVVQATTQDIHPAITSNGVEAGLFLHSKGNVESAPDLQFFFGPIQFLSPGYTPADFGFTGAVSLTRLQNIGSVGLRSSNLNDPPTIRMNYLQNQADVQKLVEGVKLIRQLFQTSAFDNFHGDEIAPGSHVQSDAALEAYIRDTCSTVWHPVGTCKMGIDSMAVVDPELRVHGIEGLRVVDASIMPTITTGNTNAPTIMIGEKAADLIKAGRTARTVLSKSNVQNPAYSSI; encoded by the coding sequence ATGACTAATTATGACTACATTGTAATTGGTGCAGGGTCAGCAGGTTGTGTGGTTGCCAATCGTCTCACCGAAGACTGTGACACAACCGTGTTACTCCTCGAAGCAGGCAACCCAGCTACAAAACCAGAAATTCAAATTCCGGCAAAATGCATCAGCCTACTTGGAACCGAGGTAGACTGGAGCTATTTCTCTGAGCCGGAACCCTACCTGAATGGTCGCAAAATGTTTTGTTCCCGTGGCAAAGTCTTGGGGGGCAGCAGTTCAATTAATTTCATGATGTATGTCCGGGGCAATCCTCAAGATTACGATCGCTGGCAAGAATTAGGAAATCCTGGTTGGAATTACCAGGGGGTCTTGCCCTATTTCAAGAAATCGGAGCATCAGCAGCGAGGCGCGTCAGAATTTCACGGAGTTGATGGGGAGTTGAGCGTTACCGATTTGATGTCCCCTGCTGTGGTTTCCCAACGCTTTATAGATGCCTGTGTGTCAATGGGATACAACTACAATCCTGATTTTAATGGAGTACAGCAACAAGGGGTAGGACTCTATCAATTGACGGTCAAGGATGGTAAACGGCACAGTGCTGCTGCTGCTTTTCTTCTACCCATTTTCCATCGTCCCAATTTGACAGTAACGACAGGGGCATTGGTGACACGATTGCTGTTTGAAGGCACTCGCGCTATTGGGGTGGAATATCTGCATGAGGATACTCTGCACCAGATCAGAGTTAACCAGGAAGTGATTTTAAGTGCGGGTGCATTTGATTCGCCTAAGCTGCTAATGCTTTCTGGTATTGGGGATGCAGAATATCTGCAAGCGATGGGAATTTCTGTCATTGCAGATTTGCCGGGTGTCGGTCAAAACCTTCAGGATCACGTTCTCACTTGTGTCGTTCAAGCAACTACTCAAGATATACACCCTGCCATCACTAGTAATGGAGTAGAAGCCGGATTATTTTTGCATAGCAAAGGCAATGTGGAGTCTGCACCCGATTTGCAGTTCTTTTTCGGCCCCATTCAATTCTTGTCACCTGGTTATACTCCTGCTGATTTTGGATTTACAGGTGCAGTCTCTCTTACCCGTCTCCAAAATATTGGCAGTGTCGGTTTGCGTTCATCTAATCTCAACGATCCACCAACCATTCGGATGAATTATCTGCAAAATCAAGCCGATGTGCAGAAGTTGGTTGAGGGAGTTAAATTAATCCGCCAATTGTTTCAGACCAGTGCCTTTGATAATTTTCATGGTGACGAGATTGCTCCGGGTTCCCACGTTCAGAGTGATGCAGCACTCGAAGCTTACATTCGGGATACTTGCAGTACTGTATGGCATCCGGTTGGCACTTGCAAAATGGGCATTGACTCAATGGCAGTGGTAGACCCTGAACTACGGGTACATGGAATTGAAGGGTTACGGGTTGTAGATGCCTCCATCATGCCTACCATCACGACCGGAAATACGAACGCACCCACCATCATGATTGGTGAGAAGGCCGCGGATTTAATTAAAGCAGGTCGCACAGCACGAACGGTTCTCAGCAAATCTAACGTCCAAAATCCGGCGTATTCATCTATTTAG
- a CDS encoding MOSC domain-containing protein: protein MKLISVNVGLPREVSWKGKAVRTGIFKEPVNARVMVRELNLDGDGQADLTVHGGVDKAVYVYPFEHYDYWRSELPDTELTLGIFGENFTVTGFKEEEINIGDRFKIGSVELMVTQPRLPCYKLGIRFGRPDMVKRFLASRCTGFYFRVLQEGEVVAGDTLELMSRDTNNITVADITQLYVREQNNPELLHRATQLEALPESWRDYFQEQIRRQDVR from the coding sequence ATGAAGCTGATCTCTGTTAATGTCGGACTGCCGCGTGAAGTGTCCTGGAAAGGAAAAGCCGTCCGCACTGGAATTTTCAAAGAGCCAGTTAATGCGAGAGTGATGGTACGCGAACTCAATTTAGACGGCGATGGACAAGCGGATCTCACCGTTCATGGCGGAGTTGACAAAGCCGTTTATGTTTATCCGTTTGAGCATTATGATTACTGGCGAAGCGAATTGCCTGACACAGAGTTAACACTTGGAATCTTTGGTGAAAACTTCACAGTTACAGGATTTAAAGAAGAGGAAATTAACATTGGCGATCGCTTCAAAATTGGCAGTGTGGAATTAATGGTGACTCAACCGCGCTTACCCTGCTACAAGTTAGGGATTCGCTTTGGGCGACCGGATATGGTGAAACGATTTCTCGCCAGTCGTTGCACCGGATTTTACTTTCGGGTTTTGCAAGAGGGCGAAGTGGTCGCTGGAGACACTTTAGAGTTGATGAGTCGAGATACCAACAATATCACCGTTGCTGATATCACTCAGCTTTATGTTCGTGAGCAAAACAATCCAGAGTTACTGCATCGTGCAACTCAACTAGAAGCGTTACCCGAAAGCTGGCGGGACTACTTTCAGGAGCAAATCCGTCGTCAGGATGTGAGATAG
- a CDS encoding nuclear transport factor 2 family protein — translation MINFSLPVWLKQHRLVVGEMLLAIAMTACTALTSQSLASPSKTSSLVSHTQNATAEPLEQQAVQVIRDYYSAIARADYKQAYSAWYGDGTASKQSFQQFKQGFANTKSTTVKVGEPSRIDGAAGSSYIEIPVTVTAITKNGTQQRFRGSYVLRRINNVPGSNPNQQQWLLYSAKITRIN, via the coding sequence ATGATCAACTTTTCCTTACCTGTCTGGTTAAAACAGCATCGGCTAGTTGTTGGGGAAATGCTGCTTGCGATCGCCATGACAGCCTGTACTGCTCTAACCTCACAATCACTTGCAAGCCCCTCGAAGACTTCATCCTTAGTCTCTCACACCCAAAATGCCACCGCCGAGCCGCTTGAGCAACAAGCAGTTCAAGTCATTCGTGATTACTACAGTGCGATCGCTCGTGCAGACTATAAGCAAGCTTACTCGGCTTGGTATGGAGATGGCACTGCCAGCAAGCAGTCATTTCAGCAATTCAAACAGGGTTTTGCCAACACCAAATCTACTACTGTCAAGGTTGGAGAACCCAGCAGAATAGACGGAGCGGCAGGCTCATCCTATATTGAAATTCCTGTCACTGTTACTGCCATTACTAAGAATGGAACTCAGCAGCGATTTCGCGGTAGCTATGTTCTGCGACGAATCAATAATGTTCCTGGCTCAAATCCAAATCAGCAGCAATGGCTCCTTTACTCGGCGAAGATTACTCGAATTAATTAG
- a CDS encoding peptidoglycan-binding domain-containing protein, with translation MKSITLQNSIHQITFVLSKVFLSTALVAELIGVSLTSTAIASSELHRFAAPVSFPKSRVLIATAYTDITLPTLRRGDRGKSVKILQKILLDNGFLGAAGVRLGNPRGVSVDGVFGSITESAIRDLQKRYKVPVTGEVNPRTWEVLDMNENPYRSPLPWKL, from the coding sequence ATGAAATCAATAACACTTCAAAACTCAATTCATCAAATTACTTTTGTGTTATCTAAAGTATTCTTATCAACAGCACTGGTTGCAGAATTGATTGGAGTTTCACTAACTAGTACAGCGATCGCTTCAAGTGAATTACATCGGTTCGCAGCACCTGTCTCGTTCCCAAAATCGCGCGTTTTAATTGCAACAGCCTATACCGATATAACCTTACCTACTTTGCGGCGAGGCGATCGAGGTAAAAGCGTTAAAATATTGCAGAAAATTCTCTTAGATAATGGTTTTTTAGGAGCCGCAGGAGTCAGATTAGGAAATCCGCGTGGTGTGAGTGTTGATGGAGTGTTTGGTTCAATTACCGAATCTGCGATCAGAGATTTGCAAAAACGATACAAAGTTCCAGTGACAGGAGAAGTGAATCCTCGCACCTGGGAAGTTTTGGATATGAATGAAAATCCTTATCGTTCGCCACTTCCCTGGAAATTATAA